The genomic DNA CCGTCAAAAACAGGTGTCGCGATTGGAACGCCGTGGGTGACGTTACCAGCTGCTTCGACCAGCTCATCTTCGGTCATGTCAGCGATGCCTTCGTCGTACACATCGTCACCGTAGGCAATTTTCATTGCTTCGCGGACCGGCGTCAAATCGCCGGAACGGCGGTATGCACCCAAGGCTTCGTCAATTTCGATGCCCAGACCACGTGCGGCCCAGCCCATGTGGGTTTCAAGGATCTGACCGACGTTCATACGCGATGGCACGCCCAGCGGGTTCAGACAGAAGTCCACCGGAGTACCGTCTGCGAGGAACGGCATGTCTTCCATTGGAACAACCTTGGAAATGACGCCTTTGTTGCCGTGACGACCAGCCATTTTATCACCGGGCTGCAGCTTACGCTTCACCGCGACAAACACTTTGACCATCTTCATAACACCGGGGGGCAGATCATCGCCGCGGCGTACTTTCTCGACTTTGTCCTCAAAGCGGGCATCCAGAAGCTTTTTCGCTGCCTCATACTGCTCGTTCAGGGCTTCAACGATTTGCGCGTCGCCTTCTTCCTTGAGGGCAATCTGCCACCAATGGCTGCGGGGCATATCATCAAGCATGGCGGCATCGATAATTGCGCCAGTTTTGATGCCCTTGGGGCCTTTAGCGACAGTTTTGCCCTCGATCATTGACCGAAGACGCGCGTAGATGTTGCGATCAAGGATCGTCATCTCGTCATCACGGTCACGGGCCAAACGTTCAACTTCTTCACGTTCGATCTGCAGCGCACGTTCATCTTTTTCCACGCCGTGGCGGTTGAACACACGAACTTCGACGACCGTACCAAAATCACCAGGCTTTACGCGCAGCGATGTGTCACGGACGTCAGACGCTTTTTCACCAAAGATGGCGCGCAGAAGCTTTTCTTCTGGTGTCATCGGGCTTTCGCCCTTTGGCGTGATCTTACCCACAAGGATATCACCCGGCTCAACTTCGGCGCCGATGTACACGATGCCCGCTTCGTCGAGGTTGCGCAGCGCTTCTTCACCGACGTTGGGGATGTCGCGTGTGATTTCTTCTGGGCCGAGCTTTGTGTCACGTGCTGCGACTTCGAATTCATCAATGTGGATTGATGTAAACACGTCATCACGCGTGATCCGTTCTGAGATCAGGATCGAGTCTTCATAGTTATAGCCATTCCACGGCATGAACGCGACGATGACGTTCTTACCAAGGGCCAATTCACCGATGTCCGTAGATGGACCGTCGGCGATGACTTCGCCCTTCAAAACCGTATCACCAACTTTGACCAGCGGACGCTGGTTGATGCAGGTGTTTTGGTTGGACCGCTGGAACTTACGCATGCGGTAGATGTCGACGCCAGGATCGCCAATCTCAAGATCAGATGTTGCACGCACAACGATACGGGTCGCATCGACTTGGTCGATGATACCAGCACGTTTCGCCATGATCGCAGCACCAGAATCCCGTGCCACGACTTCTTCAATACCAGTACCAACCAGCGGGGCCTCTGCCTGAAGCAGTGGAACCGCCTGACGCATCATGTTCGAGCCCATCAGGGCCCGGTTTGCGTCATCGTTTTCAAGGAACGGGATCAAGGATGCCGCAACCGAGACCAGCTGTTTTGGTGAGACGTCAATCAGGTTCACATTCTCGCTTGGCGCGAGTGTGTATTCGCCGTTCTGACGTGTCGACACGAGGTCGTTCACGAAACGCATGTTTTCGTCAAGGTTCGCGTTGGCCTGCGCCACTGTGTGACGCATTTCTTCGGTCGCGGACATGTAGTGCACTTCGTCCGTAACAACGCCATCGGTGACGACGCGGTACGGTGTTTCGATGAAGCCATACTTGTTCACGCGCGCGAACGTTGCCAGCGAGTTGATAAGACCAATGTTCGGCCCTTCTGGTGTCTCAATCGGACACATGCGACCGTAGTGCGTTGGGTGAACGTCACGGACTTCGAAACCGGCACGTTCGCGTGTCAGACCCCCTGGCCCAAGCGCGGAAAGGCGACGCTTGTGCGTGACTTCCGAAAGCGGGTTCGTTTGGTCCATAAACTGCGACAACTGCGAAGAGCCGAAGAATTCACGCACGGCAGCCGCCGCAGGTTTCGCATTGATGAGATCTTGCGGCATAACCGTGTCGATCTCAACGGATGACATGCGTTCCTTGATGGCACGCTCCATACGGAGTAGACCAACGCGGTACTGGTTTTCCATCAGCTCACCAACGGACCGAACACGACGGTTGCCGAGGTGGTCGATGTCGTCAATGTCGCCCTTACCGTCGCGTAGCATAACCAGCGCTTTGATACAGGACACGATGTCTTCTTTGCGCAGGGTGCGAATAGTGTCTTCGGCATCCAGTGCAAGACGCATGTTCATCTTCACACGACCAACAGCAGACAGGTCGTAACGTTCGGAGTCAAAGAACAGGCTGTCAAACAAATTGGAGGCCGCGTCGACGGTGGGCGGTTCACCCGGACGCATGACGCGGTAAATGTCCATAAGCGCCGTTTCGCGGCCCATGTTTTTATCTGCCGCCATCGTGTTGCGCATGTAGGGACCGACATTGATGTTGTCGATGTCTAGAACGGGGATGGTTTTGATGCCCGCGTCAACGAGTTCTTTCAGCGTACCGCCGATAACGTCGCCCGCTTTGTCCATTTCCAACGTCAACTCGTCACCGGCTTCGACGTAGATCGCACCAGTTTCTTCGTTGATGATGTCGTTGGCTGCGAATTTACCAAGGATCTGTTCGTATGGGACGAGCAGATCTTTGACATTGCCTTCATCGATCAGGGCCTTGACGGCACGTGGCGTGACTTTCTTGCCCGCTTCGGCAATAACTTCGCCAGTTTTAGCGTCAACCAGATCGAACACAGGGCGGGTGCCGCGCACGCGCTCCGGGAAGAATTTCGTCTTCCAACCGTTCGCCTTCTTGTCGAAGGTGTAATCCACGTGGTCGTAATACGCGTTCATGATCGTTTCTTGATCAAGGCCCAGCGCATACAGCAGTGTGGTGACTGGCAATTTACGACGACGGTCAATGCGGCAGAACACAAGATCCTTGGCGTCGAATTCAAAGTCGAGCCATGAGCCGCGGTATGGAATGATGCGGCAAGCGAACAGCAATTTGCCCGAGCTGTGCGATTTACCTTTGTCGTGGTCAAAGAAAACGCCGGGGGAGCGGTGCATCTGGGAAACGATCACACGCTCGGTGCCGTTCACAACGAACGTGCCGTTTGGCGTCATCAAGGGCATGTCGCCCATGAACACATCTTGTTCTTTAATGTCTTTCACCGATTTCGTGCCGGTGTCATCATCCATATCAAACACGATCAGACGGAGAGTCACCTTGAGCGGCGCGGCATATGTCATGTCACGTTGCTGGCATTCTTCGACGTCATATTTCGGCTTCTCGAGCTCGTACTTAACGAACTCTAGAACGGACGTTTCATTGAAGTCCTTGATCGGGAAGACCGACTGAAAGACGCCCTTGATGCCTTCGCCGTCAAGCGGCGTGTCGCTGTCGCCGGAGCGCAGGAACAGATCATAGGACGATTTTTGAACCTCAATGAGGTTCGGCATCTCGAGAACTTCGCGAATTTTACCGTAGTATTTGCGCAAGCGTTTCTGGCCGAGGAAGGATTGAGCCATGTGCGTTGTCACCTTTCAAAATCTCTATGGGTGCTACACCGTTGGGCGACGGTGCAGAGCCCTGAGAACAGATCGTTTCGGCCAATTCTTGGCACCCATCCCACTGGGTGCCTCCCGACCATTGAACCGATCTAAAACAGGGCATTTCAACAAGTGCCCTGATTAAGACGGGTTAGGCTGGACCCGCCTTTTCAGCGGATCCAGCCAGATTTGGATAATAGCAAGCTAGGCACATAGGTGTCCTGCCCCGCCATTTAAAGACCGGCTTAAGCCAGCTCGACTTCGGCGCCAGCTGCTTCCAGCTTGCCCTTAACGTCTTCGGCTTCTTCTTTCGAAACGCCTTCTTTGATTTTGCCACCGGCTTCAACCAAGTCTTTGGCTTCTTTGAGGCCAAGACCAGTGATGCCGCGGACTTCTTTGATCACGTTGATCTTGGAAGCGCCTGGGCTCTTGAGAATGACGTCAAATTCAGTCTTCTCTTCTTCAGCAGCGCCGCCATCAGCAGGGCCAGCCATCATAACAGCGCCACCAGCGGCTGGTTCGATGCCATACTCGTCTTTGAGGATGGTTTTCAGTTCTTGTGCTTCGAGCAGTGTCAGACCGACAATGTCTTCAGCCATTTTTTTCAGATCAGCCATTTGCTTTTCCATTTCTAAGGTTGTGTTCCAACGACAGGAGTATTCCCTACGTCAGCCAATCAAGTTGCTTTAGGCAGCAGCCTTCTCTTCGATAGTCGAAAGAATGCTCGCGATGTTAGATGCAGGCGCGCCAATGGCCCCAGCGATGTTGCTAGCAGGTGCCGCAATGCAGCCAACGATGGAAGCAATAAGCTCCTCACGCGACGGCAATTCGGACACAGCTTTGACACCAGCAGGGTCAAGATCGATATCACCCATAGCACCGCCAAGAATAACGAGCTTTTCGTTATCTTTGGCGTACCCCTGTGTCACCTTGGCCGCAGCCACAGGATCCTCAGAGAAGGTCATAACGGTCATACCGTCGAGGTGCTTGGCAATGCTTGCGCATGCCTTACCCTCAAGGGCGATTTTGGCGAGCTTGTTCTTGGCAACGCGTACAGAACCACCCGCTTCACGCATGCGTGCGCGCAGGTCCTGCATCTCTGCAACTGTCAGGCCTTCGTAGTGGGATACCACAACGACGCCAGAGCTTTCAAAGATTTGGCCGAGATCCTCGACCAATTGTTCTTTTTGTGCTCTATCCACAGTTTCACTCCAATATCGGGACCAGACCTAAATCTGGTATCCCGGCTCAGTCTTAACCGGATTACTCCGGCGGTTGGGTCCATCTAACGGGACGCCCGAACCGCCAAGAGCTTTCGCCCAAAGGTCAATTTGGCTTACCCGCCTCAGGCAGGAATTAACGGAGGCAAAGCCCCCAACCCACCGTCTTGGACGAATGCAAAAAGCGCGTGACGAATCGCGCGCTATTAAGCTGAAGACCATGTAGTCGGGTTGGGAGCATTTGTGAAGGGGCAGTGTTTGCATGAGTTGCGAAAGTCGGCCTCGAGCCTATTCTGTTGAAAAAATCTTTCATGATCTGGGTTCCTCCTGCTGATTCAACTTCCTTATTTGCACGGGAGATTGATCGCGTTGATGGGACCACGTCAGGAAGTACAGACGGCTCTGTTCTATGATTTTTCGATGGCAGATCATATTCCAAGTGGTTTTGTATTGCGGGCGATTGATGGCGTCATCGATCTATCTAGCATTCATACGCATCTGACCGAGT from Octadecabacter antarcticus 307 includes the following:
- the rplJ gene encoding 50S ribosomal protein L10, encoding MDRAQKEQLVEDLGQIFESSGVVVVSHYEGLTVAEMQDLRARMREAGGSVRVAKNKLAKIALEGKACASIAKHLDGMTVMTFSEDPVAAAKVTQGYAKDNEKLVILGGAMGDIDLDPAGVKAVSELPSREELIASIVGCIAAPASNIAGAIGAPASNIASILSTIEEKAAA
- the rpoB gene encoding DNA-directed RNA polymerase subunit beta → MAQSFLGQKRLRKYYGKIREVLEMPNLIEVQKSSYDLFLRSGDSDTPLDGEGIKGVFQSVFPIKDFNETSVLEFVKYELEKPKYDVEECQQRDMTYAAPLKVTLRLIVFDMDDDTGTKSVKDIKEQDVFMGDMPLMTPNGTFVVNGTERVIVSQMHRSPGVFFDHDKGKSHSSGKLLFACRIIPYRGSWLDFEFDAKDLVFCRIDRRRKLPVTTLLYALGLDQETIMNAYYDHVDYTFDKKANGWKTKFFPERVRGTRPVFDLVDAKTGEVIAEAGKKVTPRAVKALIDEGNVKDLLVPYEQILGKFAANDIINEETGAIYVEAGDELTLEMDKAGDVIGGTLKELVDAGIKTIPVLDIDNINVGPYMRNTMAADKNMGRETALMDIYRVMRPGEPPTVDAASNLFDSLFFDSERYDLSAVGRVKMNMRLALDAEDTIRTLRKEDIVSCIKALVMLRDGKGDIDDIDHLGNRRVRSVGELMENQYRVGLLRMERAIKERMSSVEIDTVMPQDLINAKPAAAAVREFFGSSQLSQFMDQTNPLSEVTHKRRLSALGPGGLTRERAGFEVRDVHPTHYGRMCPIETPEGPNIGLINSLATFARVNKYGFIETPYRVVTDGVVTDEVHYMSATEEMRHTVAQANANLDENMRFVNDLVSTRQNGEYTLAPSENVNLIDVSPKQLVSVAASLIPFLENDDANRALMGSNMMRQAVPLLQAEAPLVGTGIEEVVARDSGAAIMAKRAGIIDQVDATRIVVRATSDLEIGDPGVDIYRMRKFQRSNQNTCINQRPLVKVGDTVLKGEVIADGPSTDIGELALGKNVIVAFMPWNGYNYEDSILISERITRDDVFTSIHIDEFEVAARDTKLGPEEITRDIPNVGEEALRNLDEAGIVYIGAEVEPGDILVGKITPKGESPMTPEEKLLRAIFGEKASDVRDTSLRVKPGDFGTVVEVRVFNRHGVEKDERALQIEREEVERLARDRDDEMTILDRNIYARLRSMIEGKTVAKGPKGIKTGAIIDAAMLDDMPRSHWWQIALKEEGDAQIVEALNEQYEAAKKLLDARFEDKVEKVRRGDDLPPGVMKMVKVFVAVKRKLQPGDKMAGRHGNKGVISKVVPMEDMPFLADGTPVDFCLNPLGVPSRMNVGQILETHMGWAARGLGIEIDEALGAYRRSGDLTPVREAMKIAYGDDVYDEGIADMTEDELVEAAGNVTHGVPIATPVFDGAKEADVNDSLTRAGFDTSGQSILFDGRTGEQFSRKVTVGVKYLLKLHHLVDDKIHARSTGPYSLVTQQPLGGKAQFGGQRFGEMEVWALEAYGAAYTLQEMLTVKSDDVAGRTKVYESIVKGEDNYEAGIPESFNVLVKEVRGLGLNMELLDAEEDDE
- the rplL gene encoding 50S ribosomal protein L7/L12, producing the protein MADLKKMAEDIVGLTLLEAQELKTILKDEYGIEPAAGGAVMMAGPADGGAAEEEKTEFDVILKSPGASKINVIKEVRGITGLGLKEAKDLVEAGGKIKEGVSKEEAEDVKGKLEAAGAEVELA